The Acidimicrobiales bacterium genomic sequence GCGTCGAGCGGTCGAGCGTCTCCACCACCCGGTCGCCGTCGACCCGCTTCACGGTGTCGGCAAGGGGCACGCCCGGTACGGCGCCGTCGGCCCCGGCCCGCACGGCGGCGATCACCGCCTCGAACAGGCGCGGCGGCGCCGACGGTCGGGCCGCGTCGTGCACGACGACGATCTGGGCGTCGGCGGGCACAGCGGCCAAGCCCGCTCGCACCGAGTCGGAACGAGTGGCGCCGCCCGCCACCACGGCGTCGGCCTTCTCTTCGTCTCCGAGGCGGTCGGCAGGCACCACCAGCACCACCCCGTCGCAGGCGGCCCGGCAAGCGTCGAGCGACCAGTCGAGCACCCGGCGTCCGTCGAGCGGCTCGTACTGCTTGGGAGCCCCGAACCGGC encodes the following:
- the ispD gene encoding 2-C-methyl-D-erythritol 4-phosphate cytidylyltransferase; this translates as MSVWAILVAAGSGSRFGAPKQYEPLDGRRVLDWSLDACRAACDGVVLVVPADRLGDEEKADAVVAGGATRSDSVRAGLAAVPADAQIVVVHDAARPSAPPRLFEAVIAAVRAGADGAVPGVPLADTVKRVDGDRVVETLDRSTLVGVQTPQAFKADVLRRADTGDATDDAALVEAAGGTVVVVPGDPLNRKITHRSDL